The Arenicella xantha genome window below encodes:
- the ggt gene encoding gamma-glutamyltransferase: MLRLHFFCISLIALALSACVSQPVDRQQTQAAAYAMPDKYSAQVVEAVLREGGNAIDAAVAAGFTLAVTFPEAGNIGGGGFLLTRFEGQNYFLDYREKAPLAAHRDMYLDATGEVVDRASLVGIRAAGVPGTVDGLWRAHQRFGRLPWQRLLEPAIQLAEQGFDVHPQTAGEVKDAIEWFDGQVNFAEHFGAMQQAGKFVQPELAKVLQRIAQHGPADFYSGETARMIVAQSVRDGGLITEQDLIGYQSVWREPLVANWREFEVVTAPPPSSGGFAVIQLLKMKALLDPEFDKLSLNSPQYVHLIAEMEKRVFADRAQYFGDPDFVDVPIKQLISDAYIEARASEVQLDTISQLESVVPGLEPPSTTHYSIMDQWGNAVSNTYTINWSYGSGVVVEGAGFLLNNEMDDFSIKPGVANVYGVVGGSANEIQPAKRMLSSMSPTILLDDTGVRVVVGTPGGSTIFTSVFQGIVNVIDNDMSATDAVSASRFHHQLLPPELVTTSIRFPLPESTRTELIERGYRVEPHAWEFGDVQLIHHRLGDTDAASDPRGIGVSGVIE, encoded by the coding sequence ATGCTCCGTCTACATTTTTTCTGTATATCTCTAATTGCACTTGCGCTTTCTGCCTGTGTATCCCAGCCAGTTGACCGACAGCAGACTCAAGCGGCGGCTTATGCGATGCCAGACAAATATTCCGCACAGGTGGTCGAGGCGGTGCTGCGCGAAGGTGGTAATGCGATAGATGCCGCTGTCGCTGCTGGCTTCACGCTGGCGGTCACGTTTCCTGAGGCTGGTAATATTGGTGGCGGTGGATTTCTTCTGACTCGCTTCGAGGGTCAGAACTATTTCTTGGATTATCGTGAAAAAGCGCCGTTGGCAGCGCATCGAGACATGTATTTGGATGCGACTGGCGAAGTGGTCGATCGTGCTAGTTTGGTTGGGATACGAGCCGCCGGTGTGCCAGGCACCGTTGATGGTCTGTGGCGAGCACATCAGAGGTTTGGGCGTTTGCCGTGGCAACGCTTGTTAGAACCTGCGATTCAACTTGCAGAGCAAGGTTTTGATGTCCATCCGCAAACAGCCGGTGAAGTTAAGGATGCCATTGAGTGGTTTGATGGACAGGTTAATTTTGCCGAGCACTTTGGTGCTATGCAGCAAGCGGGCAAGTTTGTGCAGCCGGAGTTAGCTAAGGTCTTGCAGCGTATTGCCCAGCATGGCCCAGCGGATTTTTACTCAGGAGAAACTGCCCGGATGATTGTCGCGCAATCTGTTCGTGATGGTGGTTTGATCACCGAACAAGATTTAATCGGATATCAATCTGTGTGGCGCGAACCATTGGTGGCTAATTGGCGAGAGTTTGAAGTCGTTACGGCACCACCACCGAGTTCCGGCGGTTTTGCGGTCATACAGTTACTTAAGATGAAGGCATTGCTAGATCCTGAGTTCGATAAGTTGTCGCTCAATTCTCCACAATATGTGCACTTAATCGCCGAAATGGAGAAGCGAGTATTTGCCGATCGTGCGCAGTATTTTGGCGATCCAGACTTTGTCGATGTGCCAATTAAGCAGCTCATTAGCGACGCCTATATTGAAGCACGTGCGAGCGAAGTTCAGCTCGACACCATTAGTCAGCTTGAGTCGGTTGTACCAGGCTTGGAGCCGCCGAGTACCACGCACTACTCGATTATGGATCAGTGGGGCAATGCAGTATCTAATACTTACACAATTAACTGGAGCTACGGCAGCGGCGTGGTCGTTGAAGGCGCGGGGTTTTTGCTTAATAACGAGATGGATGACTTTAGCATTAAGCCAGGGGTCGCCAATGTATATGGGGTCGTTGGTGGGTCGGCTAATGAGATACAACCGGCTAAGCGCATGTTGTCGTCGATGAGTCCAACTATTCTGCTCGACGACACGGGCGTGCGTGTGGTGGTTGGCACGCCCGGCGGATCGACTATCTTCACCTCGGTATTCCAAGGGATCGTCAATGTAATCGATAATGATATGAGCGCGACTGACGCTGTCAGTGCGAGTCGCTTTCATCATCAATTGTTACCGCCCGAGTTGGTAACCACCAGTATTCGCTTTCCACTACCTGAGTCGACACGCACTGAATTAATTGAAAGGGGATATAGAGTAGAGCCTCATGCTTGGGAATTTGGTGACGTGCAATTGATTCATCACCGCTTAGGAGACACCGACGCTGCATCCGATCCTCGAGGAATTGGTGTTTCGGGTGTGATTGAGTGA
- a CDS encoding zinc-binding dehydrogenase codes for MNTMHQLFSTITADGELQFALLERDIPTPKAHEVVVKIEAAPINPSDMWPMFGPADLSQAKLTFDANERAMTAPLFPGMAARVHSRLDQTLPVGNEGAGTVIATGDSDAAQALMGKTVGIISGATYATYCCVPAQACIAHHDSTTAEQAASSFVNPLTALGMVDTMRMEGHSAIVHTAAASSLGQMLNKICQAEDVPLVNVVRKAEQVEILKNLGAKHIVNSSDETFKKDLYKAIDATGATLAFDAIGGGDLVSDILSAMERSGSKDIKGFNTYGSPDHKQAYIYGGLDFSPTVLNRAYGMSWGVGGWLLMRFLSKLQPNRIMELHKRVADEINTTFANPFTAELSFKEAMDPATAIKYNAKKTGEKYFINPAKDL; via the coding sequence ATGAACACAATGCATCAACTTTTCTCGACTATCACCGCCGACGGTGAGCTGCAATTTGCGCTTTTAGAGCGCGATATCCCCACGCCTAAAGCCCACGAGGTGGTGGTTAAAATAGAAGCGGCTCCGATAAACCCATCTGATATGTGGCCGATGTTTGGCCCAGCTGATTTATCGCAAGCCAAATTGACCTTTGATGCCAATGAGCGCGCAATGACTGCACCATTGTTTCCAGGTATGGCCGCTCGCGTCCACTCACGGCTAGATCAAACTTTACCAGTCGGCAATGAAGGCGCGGGTACAGTGATCGCCACCGGCGACAGCGACGCGGCGCAAGCCCTGATGGGCAAGACCGTGGGCATCATTTCTGGGGCAACCTATGCCACTTATTGCTGCGTGCCAGCACAAGCCTGTATTGCACATCATGACAGCACTACTGCGGAACAAGCAGCGTCTTCATTTGTAAATCCGCTTACCGCACTTGGCATGGTCGACACTATGCGAATGGAAGGTCATTCCGCCATTGTGCATACCGCGGCTGCTTCGAGTTTAGGCCAAATGCTCAACAAAATTTGCCAAGCTGAAGATGTGCCACTGGTAAACGTTGTGCGTAAAGCTGAGCAAGTCGAGATTCTTAAAAATCTTGGCGCAAAGCATATCGTTAACTCCAGTGATGAGACCTTCAAAAAAGATTTGTATAAGGCAATTGACGCGACCGGCGCGACATTGGCATTTGACGCAATCGGCGGCGGTGACTTAGTCAGCGATATCTTAAGCGCCATGGAACGCTCCGGCAGCAAAGATATTAAAGGCTTTAACACTTACGGGTCACCTGATCATAAACAAGCCTATATATACGGTGGACTGGACTTTTCGCCAACTGTTTTAAATCGCGCTTACGGTATGTCATGGGGCGTAGGTGGATGGTTACTCATGCGCTTTTTGTCTAAGCTTCAACCGAATCGCATTATGGAACTACACAAACGAGTCGCGGATGAAATCAATACGACATTTGCTAACCCGTTCACTGCGGAACTAAGCTTTAAGGAAGCGATGGATCCCGCTACCGCGATTAAGTACAACGCCAAGAAAACTGGTGAAAAATACTTCATCAATCCAGCCAAAGATTTATAG
- a CDS encoding TonB-dependent receptor, with protein sequence MQNNRTHSKRKALTRTAIAIAVSGAIPMMAPQTASAQAEALEEIVVTGIRSSIKRAQDIKRDASGVVDSIAAEDLGKFPDLNVAESLQRIPGVSIDRSAGEGQQVTVRGLGPQFNTVLMNGRQIATDSGGREFNFDVLASEQITGADVYKSGNSTLQEGGIGATINLKTARPLDTPGLQVAGSVKAIYESLSEDTTPAASVLISNTFADDTVGVALAVSHQERNVQTNGIGTAGWRSGQTISNRNDGVLFENAYIPRNWDQIVDQQERTRTNASLVLQYAPSDDLTITLDGFQSKFEVDSLVTDLASWFEPDRVGSGTIDPTTGTLLSFTQGVGLHQGSGDPASDFVSSTRNSRDSTTDGFGLNVDWAINDKLTGTLDVSTSSAENDQAGRNRFNVVGIINSYSFNGNPGGIATVQHDGFENGSLPSEDRTRMHYNEKSGTTNQDEIDQVKLDFVYDMDSDIVQSIKFGAASTSRENSRFQITGSQCAFCGYQVAAPNSTIGLAPFTVENFFPGLIDTFYSYDGDAYIDYLASTGNPIVPTLQNNRFTINEDVTALYADVTFNLAVGEMPLTLNVGGRYAETDIDVTAVQSFVSDVVPTSDLTLFANRFGPATDITESGKYDHFLPNINAKLELNDSMLLRFAAYESLTRPTLSQLSPATTFNEPRRQNLTAQGGNQALEPFESTNFDFGFEWYYGDSNVFSAVYFNKDVGNFITTLTGSETFILADRSAANGFRCADALCAPGALIPGQDFVATTEELIGESEVYTVARPQNGKSAKVDGFEIAITHLFDNGFGISANATFVDSNVSLGSDTTERFALEGLGDSQNLIVFYEADSWQARIAYNNREAFLRQIDNGFNGEPVNTSDFGQVDISASYDINDMLTVFFEGINVTEEELVQTGRFAVQTFNIQDNGSRYAVGIRGKF encoded by the coding sequence ATGCAAAACAATCGTACTCACAGCAAGCGCAAAGCCCTCACCAGAACGGCTATCGCTATCGCTGTTTCGGGCGCCATCCCAATGATGGCACCGCAAACCGCGTCAGCTCAAGCCGAGGCGTTAGAAGAAATCGTCGTTACCGGCATTCGAAGCAGTATTAAGCGCGCACAAGACATCAAGCGTGATGCGTCTGGCGTAGTCGATTCAATCGCTGCGGAAGATCTAGGTAAATTCCCCGACCTCAATGTGGCTGAATCATTACAACGTATTCCAGGGGTTTCTATAGATCGTTCTGCTGGTGAAGGCCAGCAAGTGACCGTGCGAGGCCTTGGCCCTCAGTTCAACACAGTTCTTATGAACGGACGCCAAATTGCTACTGATTCGGGCGGCCGAGAGTTCAATTTCGATGTCCTAGCTTCCGAGCAAATTACTGGTGCGGATGTATACAAAAGCGGTAACTCGACCTTGCAAGAAGGCGGCATCGGCGCAACCATTAATTTGAAGACAGCACGACCGCTGGATACCCCTGGTTTGCAAGTGGCCGGTTCGGTTAAAGCGATCTATGAAAGCTTGTCAGAAGACACAACACCAGCGGCCTCAGTTCTTATCAGCAACACCTTCGCAGATGACACTGTGGGCGTTGCCTTAGCGGTAAGTCACCAAGAGCGAAATGTTCAAACCAACGGCATCGGCACCGCTGGCTGGCGCTCTGGACAGACAATCTCGAATCGCAATGATGGCGTATTATTCGAGAACGCCTATATTCCGCGTAACTGGGACCAAATTGTCGATCAACAAGAACGTACCCGCACCAATGCCAGTTTGGTATTGCAGTACGCACCATCAGACGACCTAACCATCACTCTTGATGGTTTCCAATCTAAGTTTGAAGTCGACTCTTTAGTAACTGACTTAGCATCGTGGTTTGAGCCTGATCGAGTAGGCAGTGGTACGATTGACCCAACTACCGGCACGCTTCTGAGCTTTACACAAGGCGTTGGCTTACACCAAGGATCAGGCGACCCAGCCAGTGATTTCGTGTCCTCTACACGTAATAGCCGAGACTCTACCACCGACGGTTTTGGTTTAAACGTAGATTGGGCTATAAATGATAAGCTAACCGGAACACTCGACGTATCAACTTCGTCAGCTGAAAATGATCAAGCTGGTCGAAACCGTTTCAATGTTGTCGGCATTATCAACAGCTACTCATTTAACGGTAACCCTGGTGGCATTGCGACAGTCCAACATGATGGCTTTGAAAACGGCTCGCTACCAAGCGAAGACCGCACTCGCATGCACTACAACGAGAAAAGTGGCACCACCAACCAAGACGAAATCGACCAAGTTAAACTCGATTTCGTGTATGACATGGACTCAGACATCGTCCAAAGCATCAAATTTGGTGCTGCATCCACGTCACGTGAAAACAGTCGCTTTCAAATCACTGGCAGTCAGTGTGCTTTTTGCGGTTATCAAGTGGCCGCTCCCAATAGCACGATTGGGCTAGCTCCATTTACTGTTGAAAATTTCTTCCCTGGCTTGATCGACACATTTTATAGCTATGATGGTGATGCCTACATAGATTATCTAGCGTCGACCGGTAACCCAATCGTTCCTACTCTGCAAAATAACCGCTTCACGATTAATGAAGATGTAACTGCCTTGTATGCCGATGTTACTTTCAATCTCGCTGTAGGAGAAATGCCGTTAACCCTAAATGTTGGTGGTCGCTACGCCGAAACTGACATAGACGTAACCGCGGTACAAAGCTTTGTTAGTGACGTGGTGCCAACCAGTGATTTAACGTTGTTCGCCAATCGATTTGGTCCAGCAACCGACATTACTGAAAGCGGTAAGTACGATCACTTTTTACCTAACATTAACGCTAAGTTAGAGCTCAATGATTCAATGCTGTTGCGCTTTGCCGCGTACGAGTCGTTAACACGACCAACACTGTCACAACTGTCTCCGGCAACAACGTTTAATGAGCCTCGTCGCCAAAACTTGACAGCTCAAGGCGGTAACCAAGCGTTAGAGCCATTTGAGTCGACAAACTTTGACTTCGGATTTGAATGGTACTACGGCGACAGCAACGTATTCTCTGCCGTGTATTTCAACAAAGATGTTGGTAACTTTATAACCACTCTAACCGGCTCTGAAACATTCATTCTAGCTGACCGGAGTGCCGCCAATGGCTTCCGTTGTGCCGACGCATTGTGCGCACCAGGCGCTTTAATTCCCGGACAAGACTTTGTCGCTACTACTGAAGAATTAATCGGCGAATCAGAAGTGTATACCGTGGCACGCCCACAAAATGGCAAGTCAGCTAAGGTTGATGGCTTTGAAATCGCGATTACTCACCTGTTTGACAATGGCTTCGGCATCTCAGCTAACGCCACCTTTGTTGATAGCAACGTTAGCTTGGGTAGCGACACCACTGAGCGTTTCGCATTAGAAGGTCTCGGCGATTCTCAAAACCTGATCGTGTTCTACGAAGCTGATAGCTGGCAGGCTCGAATAGCCTATAACAATCGTGAGGCGTTCTTGCGTCAAATCGACAATGGCTTCAATGGCGAGCCGGTTAACACCAGTGATTTTGGTCAAGTCGACATCAGCGCGAGCTATGATATCAACGACATGCTAACCGTATTCTTCGAAGGCATTAACGTCACCGAAGAAGAGTTGGTGCAAACCGGCCGATTCGCAGTACAAACCTTCAATATTCAGGACAACGGATCGCGTTATGCGGTTGGTATCCGAGGTAAGTTCTAG
- a CDS encoding tryptophan halogenase family protein, with amino-acid sequence MSKEIKSIAIIGGGTAGWLTAAIIAAHHKSNDPNALKVTLVEASDIPTVGVGEGTWPTMKNTIHRIGLKESELFAKCHAAFKQGGKFVDWVHGNGDFYYHPFTVPLGYGRIDLAPYVSQIEDFAIESNFQHHICEAGLAPRSLSEGEYQGQCNYAYHLDAGAFAQVLKEFCKNELNVAHQIGTVGDVTLGNDGAIESVLLNDGGTVSADLYVDCTGFSSLLLGKHLNVPFVSADQYLFNDSALSAHIPYTDEQDPIVTHTVATAQNAGWIWDIGLTHRRGVGHVYASEYLSDDEAEANLRRYLGPQSDQLSARKISFSSGHRAQFWKKNCVAVGMSAGFVEPLEATAIMLVEVAARYIAENLPPDTSIMRITEKRFNEQMDYRWRRIIDFLKLHYMLTKRTEPYWQAHTESDSIPDSLKEDLEIWGHRGPVNSDFDSAVELFPAASYQYVMYGMGFKPDFSRQAYLYQEQQKAQRIMQQNRQITEQMLKSLPAHRDLIDRWMASTQR; translated from the coding sequence ATGTCAAAAGAAATAAAATCGATTGCCATTATCGGTGGCGGCACCGCTGGTTGGCTAACTGCCGCTATTATTGCCGCGCATCATAAAAGCAATGATCCCAATGCGCTAAAAGTCACATTGGTTGAAGCCTCGGATATTCCAACCGTGGGGGTCGGCGAAGGCACCTGGCCGACCATGAAGAACACGATTCATCGTATTGGCCTTAAAGAGAGCGAGTTGTTCGCCAAATGTCATGCTGCGTTTAAACAAGGCGGCAAATTCGTCGACTGGGTTCACGGGAATGGTGACTTCTACTACCATCCATTTACCGTTCCATTGGGCTACGGTCGCATTGATTTAGCACCCTATGTTTCGCAAATCGAGGACTTTGCCATCGAGTCCAACTTTCAGCACCACATTTGCGAAGCTGGACTCGCGCCCCGATCATTGTCGGAAGGCGAATATCAAGGCCAATGTAATTACGCCTATCATTTAGACGCCGGCGCATTTGCCCAAGTGCTAAAAGAGTTCTGCAAGAATGAACTAAACGTCGCTCACCAAATCGGCACGGTTGGCGATGTCACACTTGGCAATGACGGCGCTATCGAATCGGTTTTATTAAATGATGGAGGCACAGTATCGGCGGACCTGTATGTCGATTGCACAGGATTCAGCTCACTGTTACTCGGAAAACACTTAAACGTGCCATTCGTATCCGCCGACCAATATTTGTTTAACGATTCAGCCTTATCCGCGCATATTCCGTACACCGATGAACAAGATCCGATCGTAACTCACACGGTTGCGACCGCGCAAAACGCCGGTTGGATCTGGGACATAGGCTTGACTCACCGTCGCGGGGTTGGACATGTGTACGCCAGCGAGTATTTAAGTGACGATGAAGCTGAAGCTAATTTACGCCGCTACTTAGGCCCTCAGAGCGACCAACTAAGCGCCCGAAAAATATCCTTTAGCTCTGGACACCGAGCGCAGTTTTGGAAAAAGAATTGTGTCGCCGTAGGCATGTCAGCAGGTTTTGTCGAACCGCTTGAGGCTACCGCGATCATGTTGGTCGAGGTGGCGGCGCGATACATCGCTGAAAACTTACCGCCCGACACCAGCATCATGCGTATTACTGAAAAACGCTTCAATGAACAGATGGACTATCGCTGGCGACGCATCATAGATTTCTTAAAGCTTCATTACATGCTCACGAAAAGAACCGAACCGTATTGGCAAGCACACACTGAAAGCGATAGTATTCCAGACTCGCTGAAAGAAGACTTAGAGATTTGGGGCCACCGCGGTCCGGTCAACTCTGACTTTGACAGTGCGGTGGAGTTGTTTCCCGCCGCGAGCTATCAGTACGTGATGTATGGAATGGGGTTCAAACCTGACTTTTCTCGACAGGCGTACTTGTATCAGGAGCAACAGAAAGCCCAGCGTATCATGCAGCAGAACCGGCAAATTACCGAACAAATGCTTAAGTCGCTGCCGGCCCACCGCGATCTAATTGATCGTTGGATGGCCAGTACACAACGCTAA
- a CDS encoding SapC family protein yields MAELKELNPKDHGNLKVAPNCAIKVAQKQHLINLKVNEIGHAMTSFPVFLTRVSDQSDWAISAITSFEIDSNLFVKDDAWQASYQPTGMQTYPFFLMNSPSEKGQFTMGIDETNPAFNTEDGQSLFEENDKATEYLSQVTAQLQNDIKNEIHSYRFMQKLDELGLIKPMDLLVFYNEGAVNTLKGLHTIDEEKLQTMDISAIDDLRTSGYLGPVYGLLMSIFQLNAMIKRHNEYGDLRRVGQVKLEAPKPSA; encoded by the coding sequence ATGGCTGAACTAAAAGAACTAAACCCCAAAGATCACGGCAACCTCAAGGTAGCGCCCAATTGCGCAATCAAGGTGGCACAAAAACAGCATTTAATTAACCTAAAAGTTAATGAAATTGGCCATGCTATGACAAGCTTCCCAGTGTTTCTTACTCGCGTAAGCGACCAAAGCGATTGGGCGATCTCAGCGATTACTAGTTTTGAAATCGATTCCAACCTATTTGTCAAAGATGACGCCTGGCAAGCTAGTTACCAACCTACTGGCATGCAGACTTACCCATTTTTCTTGATGAATTCGCCGAGCGAAAAGGGGCAATTCACAATGGGTATCGACGAAACCAACCCGGCCTTTAACACTGAAGACGGTCAGTCTTTATTCGAAGAAAATGACAAGGCAACTGAATACCTAAGTCAAGTTACCGCACAACTTCAGAACGACATCAAAAACGAGATACACAGCTATCGATTTATGCAGAAACTCGATGAGCTGGGACTAATAAAACCGATGGATTTACTAGTTTTCTATAACGAAGGTGCGGTAAATACTCTAAAAGGATTACACACAATTGATGAAGAGAAATTGCAAACCATGGACATCAGCGCAATTGACGACCTTCGCACGAGTGGCTACCTCGGCCCGGTATACGGCTTGTTAATGTCAATTTTTCAGCTTAATGCAATGATCAAGCGACATAACGAGTACGGCGATCTACGCCGCGTTGGCCAAGTCAAACTAGAAGCGCCAAAACCAAGTGCCTAA